A genomic window from Spiroplasma helicoides includes:
- the rpsL gene encoding 30S ribosomal protein S12, translating into MATINQLVRKPRKAKTWKTKAPALNRGVNTLLKKVTKISSPQKRGVCTRVATMTPKKPNSALRKYARVRLTNGMEVTAYIPGEGHNLQEHSVVLIRGGRVKDLPGVRYHIIRGTLDTTGVNGRMQSRSLYGTKRPKEKK; encoded by the coding sequence ATGGCAACAATAAACCAATTAGTTAGAAAGCCAAGAAAAGCAAAAACTTGAAAAACTAAGGCGCCAGCTTTAAATAGAGGTGTTAACACTTTACTTAAAAAAGTGACTAAAATCTCTTCACCTCAAAAAAGAGGAGTTTGTACAAGGGTTGCGACTATGACACCTAAAAAACCTAACTCTGCTTTACGTAAGTATGCAAGGGTTAGATTAACAAATGGTATGGAAGTTACTGCTTATATACCAGGAGAAGGTCACAACTTACAAGAACACAGCGTTGTGCTTATTCGTGGTGGTAGGGTAAAAGACTTACCTGGGGTACGTTACCACATCATTCGTGGAACACTTGATACTACTGGAGTTAATGGTAGAATGCAAAGTCGTTCATTATACGGAACAAAACGTCCAAAAGAAAAAAAATAA
- the tuf gene encoding elongation factor Tu, with the protein MAKESFDRSLPHVNIGTIGHVDHGKTTLTAAITKVLADKGGAEFKDYANIDNAPEERERGITINTTHVEYKTDKRHYAHVDCPGHADYVKNMITGAAQMDGAILVVAATDGPMPQTREHILLSRQVGVPAIVVFLNKCDMVDDEELIDLVEMEVRDLLSSYEFDGDGAPVIKGSALKALEGDAKWVSKVEELMDAVDAYIPTPARDKDKTFLMPVEDVFTITGRGTVATGRVERGVVKVNEEVEIVGLVEESKKVVVTGLEMFRKLLDFAEAGDNVGALLRGVNREDIERGQVLAKPGSIKPHTQLNASVYALTQEEGGRHKPFFNKYRPQFYFRTTDVTGEVKLPEGVDMVMPGDNVELIVELIKPIAVEQGTKFSIREGGRTIGAGTVVSIIK; encoded by the coding sequence ATGGCAAAAGAATCATTTGACCGTAGTTTACCTCACGTTAACATTGGAACAATCGGACACGTTGACCACGGTAAAACTACATTAACAGCTGCTATTACTAAAGTATTAGCTGACAAAGGGGGAGCAGAATTTAAAGATTACGCAAACATTGATAATGCTCCAGAAGAAAGAGAACGTGGAATTACAATTAACACAACTCACGTTGAATATAAAACAGACAAAAGACACTACGCACACGTGGATTGTCCTGGGCATGCCGATTATGTTAAAAACATGATTACAGGAGCTGCACAAATGGATGGAGCAATCTTAGTTGTTGCTGCAACAGATGGACCAATGCCTCAAACTAGAGAACACATTTTATTATCAAGACAAGTTGGAGTACCTGCTATTGTTGTATTTTTAAATAAATGTGATATGGTTGACGACGAAGAACTAATCGATCTTGTTGAAATGGAAGTTAGAGATTTATTATCAAGCTACGAATTTGATGGAGATGGAGCACCTGTTATTAAAGGTTCAGCTCTTAAAGCACTTGAAGGTGACGCAAAATGAGTTTCTAAAGTAGAAGAGTTAATGGATGCTGTTGATGCATACATTCCAACACCTGCTCGTGATAAAGACAAAACTTTCTTAATGCCAGTAGAAGACGTATTCACAATCACAGGACGTGGAACAGTTGCTACAGGTAGAGTTGAAAGAGGAGTAGTTAAAGTTAACGAAGAAGTTGAAATCGTTGGATTAGTAGAAGAAAGTAAAAAAGTTGTTGTTACAGGATTAGAAATGTTTAGAAAATTACTAGACTTTGCTGAAGCTGGAGATAACGTTGGAGCATTATTAAGAGGGGTTAACAGAGAAGATATTGAACGTGGGCAAGTTCTTGCAAAACCAGGTTCAATTAAACCTCATACTCAATTAAATGCATCAGTTTATGCTTTAACACAAGAAGAAGGTGGACGTCACAAACCATTCTTTAACAAATACCGTCCTCAATTCTACTTCCGTACAACAGATGTTACAGGAGAAGTAAAATTGCCAGAAGGTGTAGATATGGTTATGCCTGGGGATAACGTTGAATTAATAGTTGAATTAATTAAACCAATTGCTGTTGAACAAGGAACAAAATTCTCAATCCGTGAAGGTGGAAGAACTATAGGTGCCGGAACAGTTGTTTCAATCATCAAATAA
- the fusA gene encoding elongation factor G encodes MPREFTLDKTRNFGIMAHIDAGKTTTTERILFHTGKIHKIGETHEGESQMDWMAQEQERGITITSAATTAFWADHRFNIIDTPGHVDFTVEVERSLRVLDGAVAVLDGQSGVEPQTETVWRQATTYRVPRIVFVNKMDKTGADFLYSVKTIGERLGAKASPIQLPIGAEDQFSGIIDLVEMKAWHYDGAAEEIAKETEIPADLLETAQQLRAELIEAAVEYDEELMMKFLDGGEITIPELKSAIRKGVISAEFFPVLAGSAFKNKGVKLLLDAVIDYLPSPLDVPSIKGTLLNGEESERHSSDDEPFSALAFKIMTDPFVGKLTFFRVYSGVLNKGSYVLNATKDKKERVGRLLKMHANNREEIEEVYAGDIAAAVGLKDTTTGDTLSDEKNPIILESMVFPEPVIHLALEPKTKADQEKLGLSLNKLSEEDPTFRTYTDEETGQTIIAGMGELHLDIIVDRLRREFKVDTNVGAPQVSYRETIRQAAKAEGKYVKQSGGRGQYGHVVIEFEPNHDKGFEWVDKIVGGKISKEYINAARVGLQNALENGVIAGFPMIDVKATIVDGSYHDVDSNEMAYKIAASLALKEAAKKTNPVLLEPIMSVEVTVPDEYYGDVMGNISSKRGLIEGSEQRGNAQTVKAKVPLAEMFGYATELRSFTQGRGNYTMIFSHYNEAPKSIAEEIIKKAGK; translated from the coding sequence ATGCCAAGAGAATTTACATTAGATAAGACTCGTAACTTTGGTATCATGGCTCATATTGATGCAGGTAAAACTACAACAACAGAACGTATTTTATTTCACACAGGAAAAATTCATAAAATTGGTGAAACTCACGAAGGAGAATCACAAATGGACTGAATGGCTCAAGAACAAGAACGTGGTATTACTATTACTTCTGCTGCAACTACTGCATTTTGAGCAGACCACCGTTTTAATATCATTGATACTCCTGGTCACGTTGACTTCACAGTTGAAGTTGAAAGATCATTAAGGGTATTAGATGGAGCTGTTGCAGTTCTTGACGGTCAAAGTGGGGTTGAACCTCAAACTGAAACTGTTTGAAGACAAGCAACAACATATAGAGTTCCAAGAATTGTTTTTGTTAACAAAATGGACAAAACAGGAGCTGACTTTTTATATTCAGTTAAAACTATTGGAGAAAGATTAGGAGCAAAAGCTTCACCCATTCAATTACCAATAGGAGCTGAAGATCAATTTAGTGGAATCATTGACTTAGTGGAAATGAAAGCATGACACTATGATGGAGCTGCTGAAGAAATAGCAAAAGAAACAGAAATTCCTGCAGATTTATTAGAAACAGCTCAACAATTAAGAGCTGAATTAATAGAAGCAGCAGTTGAATATGATGAAGAATTGATGATGAAATTCTTAGATGGTGGAGAAATTACTATACCAGAATTAAAATCTGCAATTCGTAAAGGTGTTATATCAGCTGAGTTCTTCCCAGTTCTTGCTGGAAGTGCCTTTAAAAACAAAGGTGTAAAATTATTGTTAGATGCAGTTATTGATTATTTACCATCTCCATTAGATGTTCCTTCAATTAAAGGTACATTATTGAATGGTGAAGAATCAGAAAGACACTCATCAGATGATGAACCTTTTTCAGCATTAGCATTTAAAATTATGACTGACCCATTCGTTGGTAAGTTAACATTCTTCAGAGTTTACTCAGGGGTTTTAAATAAAGGTAGCTATGTTTTAAATGCTACAAAAGATAAAAAAGAAAGAGTTGGACGTTTACTAAAAATGCATGCCAACAATCGTGAAGAAATTGAAGAAGTTTATGCTGGAGATATTGCTGCAGCTGTTGGTCTTAAAGATACAACAACTGGAGATACACTTTCAGATGAAAAAAACCCAATTATTCTAGAATCAATGGTATTCCCTGAACCAGTTATTCACTTAGCATTAGAACCAAAAACTAAAGCTGACCAAGAAAAACTAGGATTATCATTGAACAAATTATCAGAAGAAGATCCAACATTTAGAACTTATACTGATGAAGAAACTGGACAAACAATTATTGCTGGTATGGGTGAATTACACCTTGACATTATTGTTGACCGTCTACGTCGTGAGTTTAAAGTTGATACAAATGTTGGGGCACCACAAGTTTCATATCGTGAAACTATCCGTCAAGCTGCAAAAGCTGAAGGAAAATATGTTAAACAATCAGGAGGACGTGGACAATATGGACACGTTGTGATTGAATTTGAACCAAACCACGATAAAGGATTTGAATGAGTTGATAAAATCGTTGGGGGTAAAATCTCAAAAGAATACATCAACGCTGCAAGAGTTGGATTACAAAACGCTCTTGAAAACGGAGTTATTGCTGGTTTCCCAATGATTGATGTTAAAGCAACAATCGTTGATGGTTCATACCATGATGTCGACTCAAACGAGATGGCATATAAAATTGCAGCATCACTTGCTTTAAAAGAAGCTGCTAAAAAAACAAACCCAGTTCTATTAGAACCAATTATGTCAGTTGAAGTAACTGTACCAGATGAATACTATGGAGATGTTATGGGTAACATATCATCAAAACGTGGATTAATCGAAGGTTCAGAACAAAGAGGAAATGCACAAACTGTTAAAGCAAAAGTACCTTTAGCAGAAATGTTTGGTTATGCAACAGAATTGAGATCATTTACTCAAGGGCGTGGAAATTATACTATGATATTTAGTCACTATAACGAAGCACCAAAAAGCATAGCAGAAGAAATTATTAAAAAAGCAGGTAAATAA
- a CDS encoding M17 family metallopeptidase: MITKNTKSFDLTLKAFSKKQEVGPMVIKEDQTTTLISEDKTLYFCLDSKIKINKLKSVISKFVNTNKYDLNIDIDSFVNLFENKKEVFQTIVETLMFENHQPYNLKEKECIKESYNLLFGSDYDELYENSLIKMEYLNFARDLQDMPPNLATSVDVADIIVNKAKDIPNINIKVYGKKEAQDYGMGLFLAVNAGSYVDPRIVVLEYVGESNAKRTALVGKGITFDSGGYNLKNSQELQNMKFDMSGAAIVCSTVMALAKANAKCNIVAVAMLTDNRIGGHATLSESVFKSMNGKTVEITDTDAEGRLVLADGITFAIRELKAERVVTIATLTLVIFLAFGIWHTGVFSTCDSFYKTFETASKKAGEMSWRLPLLEEHYEVMECSNIADVANCEISKALGGKLCTPTAFLNAFAEEKPYIHLDIANTADFEGRGKAPMLRTLFELFKNESGVENEVN, from the coding sequence ATGATTACAAAAAATACAAAATCTTTTGACTTAACTTTAAAAGCTTTTAGCAAAAAGCAAGAAGTTGGTCCAATGGTTATTAAAGAAGATCAAACAACTACTTTGATATCAGAAGATAAGACCTTGTATTTTTGCTTAGATTCAAAAATAAAAATAAATAAATTAAAATCAGTCATATCTAAGTTTGTTAATACAAATAAATATGATTTGAATATTGATATTGACTCATTTGTAAATTTATTTGAAAATAAAAAAGAAGTTTTTCAAACTATAGTGGAAACATTAATGTTTGAAAACCATCAGCCATATAATTTGAAAGAGAAAGAGTGTATAAAAGAATCTTATAATTTATTATTTGGAAGTGATTATGATGAGTTGTATGAAAATAGCCTCATTAAAATGGAGTATCTAAATTTTGCAAGAGACTTGCAAGACATGCCACCAAACTTAGCAACATCAGTTGATGTAGCAGACATAATAGTTAATAAAGCAAAAGATATACCAAATATAAATATAAAAGTATATGGAAAAAAAGAAGCACAAGATTACGGAATGGGACTATTCTTAGCAGTTAATGCAGGTTCTTATGTTGATCCAAGAATTGTTGTGCTTGAATATGTTGGAGAATCAAATGCAAAACGCACAGCACTTGTTGGAAAAGGTATCACATTTGATTCTGGAGGTTACAACTTAAAAAATAGTCAAGAACTACAAAATATGAAGTTTGATATGTCTGGTGCTGCTATTGTATGTTCAACAGTAATGGCTTTAGCAAAAGCAAATGCAAAATGTAATATAGTTGCAGTTGCCATGTTGACAGATAATAGAATCGGTGGTCATGCAACACTTTCTGAATCTGTATTCAAATCTATGAACGGCAAAACAGTTGAAATTACAGACACAGATGCAGAAGGTAGACTTGTCCTTGCAGATGGTATAACATTTGCTATTCGAGAATTAAAAGCAGAGAGAGTAGTAACGATTGCAACTTTAACACTAGTTATTTTCCTTGCTTTTGGTATATGACATACAGGAGTGTTTTCAACTTGTGATAGTTTCTATAAAACTTTTGAAACAGCATCCAAAAAAGCTGGAGAAATGTCATGACGGTTGCCACTTTTAGAAGAGCATTATGAAGTTATGGAATGTAGCAATATAGCAGATGTTGCTAACTGTGAAATATCAAAAGCACTAGGTGGGAAATTGTGTACACCAACTGCATTTTTGAATGCTTTTGCAGAAGAAAAACCATACATTCATTTAGATATAGCAAACACAGCAGATTTTGAAGGTAGAGGTAAAGCACCAATGCTAAGAACTCTATTTGAACTCTTTAAAAATGAATCAGGTGTAGAAAACGAGGTAAATTAA
- a CDS encoding ABC transporter ATP-binding protein, protein MSLIELKNIEKKYKNKLVLEDISLSINEGEAVAFLGKNGAGKTTLVEIIAKFTNPTKGEVIINIEENQKQEIGIQFQEGNWPTGLCANDILSFYYSVFPKFTKDHFDKLDETFDIKNFLKTPLNKLSGGQKQRFNALLSVVNNPKIIILDELTTGLDLELQFKIINFFKNQIKNNKTLLIVSHHPEEVEKLCDRLILVDKNHIILDQPVKQVQNSYGSVRNLMEEFYKGNIS, encoded by the coding sequence ATGAGTTTAATTGAATTAAAGAACATAGAAAAAAAATACAAAAATAAATTAGTTTTAGAAGATATATCTCTAAGCATAAACGAAGGTGAGGCTGTTGCATTTTTAGGTAAAAATGGTGCAGGAAAAACTACCCTAGTTGAAATCATAGCTAAATTTACAAATCCTACAAAAGGCGAAGTCATAATAAATATTGAAGAAAATCAAAAACAAGAAATTGGGATTCAATTTCAAGAAGGTAATTGACCTACTGGGTTGTGTGCAAATGACATTTTAAGTTTTTATTATAGTGTTTTCCCAAAATTTACAAAAGATCATTTTGATAAATTGGATGAAACATTCGATATAAAAAACTTTTTAAAAACACCGCTAAATAAATTAAGTGGAGGTCAAAAACAAAGATTTAATGCCTTATTATCAGTTGTTAATAATCCAAAAATCATCATTTTAGATGAACTAACAACTGGTCTAGATTTAGAACTACAATTTAAAATAATTAATTTTTTCAAAAATCAAATAAAAAATAACAAAACTTTATTGATAGTTTCACACCATCCTGAAGAAGTCGAAAAATTATGTGATAGGTTGATATTAGTGGATAAAAACCATATTATTCTAGATCAACCAGTTAAACAAGTTCAAAATTCTTATGGAAGTGTAAGAAATTTAATGGAAGAATTTTACAAAGGAAATATTAGTTAG
- a CDS encoding ABC transporter permease yields the protein MKNKEKLENELFIKKNNFLAVFGKLYMLIQKSYFKNVRGPLFTYVVPIFFTVMLYLLFKDTFNKGNPASALLGYFALPSLWVIVSLSSTIVEWKNSIFLKRVETTGINKPLFITTIALFYFMVTWTGVIVELIVGFSLDSEHAKILYKEMNWGYFFLAVCMLILVAISIGILLGGLMNDEGLSQGVSLIIYFICMFFSGIMLDPRLYEGTEGLRIFTYFVPLKYPVAILLFSQYQKGSWDTAGFNIGRWDERETPLFKDFTQTWQPVLGSILIISTLFTLGIFMFRWHKSR from the coding sequence ATGAAGAATAAAGAAAAATTAGAAAATGAGTTATTTATTAAAAAAAATAACTTTTTAGCAGTTTTTGGTAAATTATATATGTTAATTCAAAAGTCCTATTTTAAAAATGTAAGAGGACCATTGTTTACATATGTAGTTCCTATATTTTTTACAGTAATGTTGTATTTATTATTTAAAGATACTTTTAACAAAGGTAATCCAGCAAGTGCTTTATTAGGCTACTTTGCACTACCATCATTATGAGTCATAGTATCATTATCATCAACAATAGTCGAATGAAAAAACTCTATATTTTTAAAAAGAGTTGAAACTACAGGTATTAATAAGCCCTTGTTTATTACTACTATTGCTTTATTTTATTTTATGGTTACTTGAACAGGGGTAATTGTAGAATTGATTGTAGGTTTCAGTCTCGATAGTGAACATGCTAAGATTCTTTATAAAGAAATGAACTGAGGTTACTTCTTTTTAGCAGTATGTATGTTAATCTTAGTTGCAATAAGTATAGGTATTTTGTTAGGAGGCTTAATGAACGACGAAGGATTAAGCCAAGGTGTATCGTTAATTATTTATTTTATATGTATGTTTTTTTCAGGAATAATGTTAGATCCTAGACTTTATGAAGGTACTGAAGGACTAAGAATATTCACATATTTTGTTCCATTAAAATATCCTGTAGCTATTTTGTTATTTTCTCAGTACCAAAAAGGTTCATGAGATACAGCGGGATTTAATATAGGTAGATGAGATGAAAGGGAAACCCCATTGTTTAAAGATTTTACACAAACTTGACAACCTGTATTGGGTTCAATCTTGATAATCTCAACACTATTTACATTGGGTATTTTTATGTTTAGATGACATAAAAGTAGATAG
- a CDS encoding TMEM164 family acyltransferase, whose protein sequence is MENPLGNVSWVVAIVLAVFMWASLSMFPNYYRHKKVYLTIRIVLIIFLLFTQIERTVYLGGVHQKDFIDAATNPNNPNYDVVQSAKNSGLYLNNAYEGQEWYQNPVNYFLLYFCSIAAWATLIVLIFPSKKVMECFFPFMLMGPIVTFIFPTEKPLFWSWSNDHWDFINWFTFFFGHGCTLFGTMYIYLYGHTGYKFNKSAVVKSMVTGAIVVLGVETWNRFFGTKFITDDVIGALGLQNWSRFWVMFFLLTVGILYLSIGLSFAYFFKPIYEKGNEEKLHDTWWERFVEFTKLKYNQRKEKLSKIKQK, encoded by the coding sequence ATGGAAAATCCATTAGGAAATGTTAGCTGGGTTGTAGCTATTGTTTTAGCAGTATTCATGTGGGCATCATTATCAATGTTTCCCAATTATTATCGACACAAGAAAGTTTATTTAACTATAAGAATAGTTCTTATTATATTCTTGCTATTTACACAAATTGAAAGAACAGTTTATTTAGGGGGAGTACATCAAAAAGACTTTATTGATGCTGCCACAAATCCTAATAATCCAAACTATGATGTTGTTCAAAGTGCAAAAAACTCAGGATTATATTTAAATAATGCTTATGAAGGTCAAGAATGATATCAAAATCCAGTTAATTACTTTTTATTATATTTCTGTTCAATAGCTGCTTGGGCAACATTAATTGTTCTAATTTTTCCAAGTAAAAAAGTTATGGAATGTTTTTTCCCATTTATGTTAATGGGACCAATTGTTACATTTATTTTTCCAACAGAAAAACCATTATTTTGATCTTGATCTAATGACCATTGAGACTTTATAAATTGATTTACATTCTTCTTCGGGCATGGGTGTACTTTATTTGGAACAATGTACATATATTTATATGGACATACAGGTTACAAATTTAACAAAAGTGCAGTTGTTAAGTCTATGGTTACAGGGGCAATTGTTGTTTTAGGAGTAGAAACTTGAAATAGATTCTTTGGAACTAAATTCATTACTGATGATGTTATTGGCGCTTTAGGTTTACAAAACTGATCAAGATTCTGAGTAATGTTCTTCTTGTTAACAGTTGGAATACTATATTTAAGTATTGGACTAAGTTTCGCATATTTCTTTAAACCAATCTATGAAAAAGGAAATGAAGAAAAACTTCATGATACTTGATGAGAAAGATTTGTTGAGTTTACAAAACTAAAATACAACCAAAGAAAAGAAAAGCTATCAAAAATAAAACAAAAATAA
- the rpsG gene encoding 30S ribosomal protein S7: MRKHQAEKRDVLPDPIYNSKLVTRAVNKIMLDGKRGTAQHILYNAFEKIKEKTGVNPIEVFDKAIENIKPQLELKVRRIGGANYQVPVEVSGDRKVTLALRWLINYSRLRNEKEMVDRLANEIIDASNGIGGSVKKREDTHKMAEANKAFAHYRW, translated from the coding sequence ATGCGTAAACATCAAGCTGAAAAAAGAGATGTTCTACCAGATCCAATCTATAACTCAAAATTAGTTACTAGAGCAGTTAACAAAATTATGTTAGATGGAAAAAGAGGAACAGCTCAACACATTTTATATAATGCTTTTGAAAAAATTAAAGAAAAAACTGGTGTAAACCCAATCGAAGTTTTTGATAAAGCTATTGAAAACATCAAACCACAACTTGAATTAAAAGTTAGACGTATTGGTGGTGCTAACTATCAAGTACCAGTTGAAGTTTCTGGAGACAGAAAAGTAACATTAGCATTAAGATGATTAATCAACTATTCAAGATTAAGAAATGAAAAAGAAATGGTTGACAGATTAGCTAATGAAATAATTGATGCATCAAATGGTATTGGTGGGTCAGTTAAAAAACGTGAAGATACTCACAAAATGGCAGAAGCAAATAAAGCATTTGCTCACTACCGTTGATAA
- a CDS encoding M17 family metallopeptidase — protein MGLEKKFELTLKFVSNTSKQNSLIVLEKNNITLFSEEKVIYLCIDPKESLHKVSKNLEKAFKSIKYDIDIDMNSVLELYENKEEVFQVYLESIMFVKHKQWELKDKTDYKQYNILFDEMYKDIYETSVIKMEYLNFARDLQDMPPNLATSVDIAEMIVKKAKEVSNINIKVYGKKEAQDYGMGLFLSVNAGSYVDPRIVVLEYIGDPDEKRTALVGKGITFDSGGYNLKPARYLENMKYDMSGAAIASATVIALAKANAKCNVISVAMLTDNRIGGHATLPESVIKSMNGKTVEIADTDAEGRLVLADGMTYALREEKAERLVTIATLTGSIFSALGIWQTGVFATCNNFYTKFENASTKSKELIWRMPILDEHYEVLKYSKIADVANCELSTKEGAYSCTAAAFLKSFAEEKPYIHLDIAGTADLNGRGNAPMMNTLFELLKVKNK, from the coding sequence ATGGGACTAGAAAAAAAATTTGAACTAACTTTGAAATTTGTTTCAAATACTAGCAAGCAAAACTCACTAATAGTTTTAGAAAAAAATAATATAACATTATTTTCAGAAGAAAAAGTTATTTATTTATGTATTGACCCAAAAGAATCTTTACATAAAGTAAGTAAAAATTTAGAAAAAGCTTTTAAATCTATTAAGTATGATATTGATATTGATATGAATTCAGTTTTAGAACTTTATGAAAATAAAGAAGAAGTATTTCAGGTATACTTAGAATCAATTATGTTTGTCAAACACAAACAATGAGAGTTAAAAGACAAAACAGATTACAAACAATACAATATTTTATTTGATGAAATGTACAAAGATATTTATGAAACATCAGTAATTAAAATGGAGTATCTAAATTTTGCAAGAGACTTACAAGACATGCCACCAAATTTAGCAACGTCAGTTGATATTGCTGAAATGATTGTTAAAAAAGCTAAAGAAGTTTCTAATATAAATATTAAAGTATATGGGAAAAAAGAAGCACAAGATTACGGAATGGGATTGTTCTTATCGGTGAATGCTGGTTCATATGTTGATCCGAGAATTGTGGTATTGGAATATATTGGTGATCCAGATGAAAAACGTACAGCACTTGTTGGTAAAGGAATAACTTTTGACTCAGGTGGGTATAATCTTAAACCAGCAAGATACTTAGAAAATATGAAATACGATATGTCCGGAGCTGCAATTGCTAGTGCAACTGTTATAGCGTTAGCAAAAGCAAATGCAAAATGCAACGTAATTTCAGTTGCTATGCTGACAGATAACAGAATTGGTGGTCATGCCACTCTTCCAGAATCAGTCATTAAATCTATGAATGGTAAAACAGTTGAAATTGCTGATACAGATGCAGAAGGTAGATTAGTGCTTGCCGATGGAATGACATATGCGCTAAGAGAAGAAAAGGCTGAGAGGTTGGTAACCATAGCAACACTTACAGGATCAATATTCTCTGCTTTAGGTATATGACAAACTGGTGTATTTGCAACTTGTAATAACTTTTATACAAAGTTTGAAAATGCATCAACTAAATCTAAGGAACTTATTTGAAGAATGCCAATATTAGATGAGCATTATGAAGTACTAAAATATTCAAAAATAGCAGATGTTGCTAATTGTGAACTTTCAACAAAAGAAGGTGCATATTCATGTACTGCTGCTGCATTTTTAAAATCATTTGCAGAAGAAAAACCATACATTCATTTAGATATTGCAGGAACAGCTGATTTAAATGGTAGAGGAAATGCACCAATGATGAATACTTTGTTTGAGTTGTTGAAAGTAAAAAATAAATAA
- a CDS encoding GIY-YIG nuclease family protein yields MQDDFYKKYLWVKKIKSSKEELYKATSQQYCNSIINDIITRYDNQIFNVSNLNNYEDNVSGVYLIFSLDNKDNLKFSYIGESTNIKKRWKTHINNYKAKNKQSRKIRSKENNIENIRFVTLAKINEQNQRLKKETYYIYLFKSKFTNLNTKLANMKMRCDNGHGVKRTYLSYVKNSKTFKLFVYGVCKNKLCNNKFQIY; encoded by the coding sequence ATGCAGGATGATTTTTATAAAAAATATTTATGAGTTAAAAAAATAAAATCTTCAAAGGAAGAGCTTTACAAAGCAACAAGTCAACAATATTGCAATAGTATAATTAATGATATTATTACAAGATATGATAATCAGATTTTTAACGTATCAAACCTAAATAATTATGAGGACAATGTTTCAGGTGTTTATTTAATATTCTCACTAGACAATAAGGATAATCTTAAATTTAGTTACATTGGAGAATCTACTAATATTAAAAAAAGGTGAAAAACACACATCAATAACTATAAAGCTAAAAATAAGCAATCTAGAAAAATTAGAAGTAAAGAAAATAATATTGAAAACATTAGATTTGTGACACTAGCTAAAATTAATGAGCAGAACCAACGTTTAAAGAAAGAAACCTATTATATTTATCTCTTCAAGTCTAAGTTTACAAATTTGAACACAAAATTAGCCAACATGAAAATGAGATGTGACAATGGACATGGTGTAAAAAGAACATATTTGAGTTATGTTAAAAACTCTAAAACCTTCAAATTATTTGTATACGGTGTATGCAAAAACAAGTTATGCAATAACAAATTTCAAATTTATTAG